Proteins found in one Bacillus subtilis subsp. subtilis str. 168 genomic segment:
- the mcsB gene encoding protein arginine kinase (Evidence 1a: Function from experimental evidences in the studied strain; PubMedId: 16163393, 17380125, 19189946, 21622759, 25610436, 27749819; Product type e : enzyme): MSLKHFIQDALSSWMKQKGPESDIVLSSRIRLARNFEHIRFPTRYSNEEASSIIQQFEDQFSEQEIPGIGKFVLIRMNDAQPLEKRVLVEKHLISPNLTESPFGGCLLSENEEVSVMLNEEDHIRIQCLFPGFQLLEAMKAANQVDDWIEEKVDYAFNEQRGYLTSCPTNVGTGLRASVMMHLPALVLTRQINRIIPAINQLGLVVRGIYGEGSEAVGNIFQISNQITLGKSEQDIVEDLNSVAAQLIEQERSAREAIYQTSKIELEDRVYRSYGVLSNCRMIESKETAKCLSDVRLGIDLGIIKGLSSNILNELMILTQPGFLQQYSGGALRPNERDIRRAALIRERLHLEMNGKRQEDESI, from the coding sequence ATGTCGCTAAAGCATTTTATTCAGGACGCACTAAGCAGTTGGATGAAGCAGAAAGGACCTGAAAGTGACATTGTACTCAGCAGCCGCATACGTTTAGCAAGAAACTTTGAGCATATTCGGTTCCCTACGCGGTATTCCAATGAAGAAGCCTCATCCATCATACAGCAATTTGAAGATCAGTTTTCAGAGCAAGAAATTCCCGGAATCGGCAAATTTGTTTTGATTAGAATGAATGATGCACAGCCTTTAGAAAAGCGTGTACTTGTTGAAAAACATCTAATCAGCCCGAATTTGACAGAGTCTCCTTTTGGCGGCTGTTTGCTTTCTGAAAATGAGGAAGTAAGCGTCATGCTAAATGAAGAGGACCATATTAGAATTCAGTGTCTTTTCCCTGGATTTCAGCTTTTAGAAGCAATGAAAGCCGCAAACCAGGTCGACGACTGGATTGAAGAAAAAGTTGATTATGCATTCAATGAGCAAAGAGGATACTTAACCAGCTGTCCTACAAACGTAGGTACTGGTTTAAGGGCTTCGGTCATGATGCATCTGCCGGCGCTGGTTTTAACTAGGCAAATAAATCGAATTATACCGGCAATTAATCAATTAGGCTTAGTTGTTAGAGGAATTTATGGGGAAGGCAGCGAAGCAGTAGGGAATATCTTTCAAATTTCAAATCAGATCACGCTTGGTAAGTCAGAGCAGGATATTGTAGAGGATCTTAACAGTGTTGCTGCTCAGTTGATTGAACAAGAACGATCTGCCCGAGAAGCGATTTATCAAACTTCTAAAATCGAACTTGAGGATCGGGTATATCGGTCATATGGGGTCTTGTCTAATTGCCGGATGATAGAATCGAAAGAAACTGCAAAGTGCCTTTCAGATGTTCGGTTAGGCATAGACTTAGGCATAATAAAAGGACTTTCAAGCAACATACTTAACGAACTTATGATTTTGACGCAGCCAGGGTTTTTACAGCAATACTCGGGAGGCGCTTTGCGACCGAACGAAAGGGACATTCGAAGAGCGGCTCTCATCAGAGAACGGCTTCACTTAGAAATGAATGGGAAAAGACAGGAGGATGAATCGATATGA
- the yacL gene encoding putative membrane protein possibly involved in RNA binding (Evidence 3: Putative function from multiple computational evidences; PubMedId: 26999498; Product type m: membrane component), whose translation MLKRIVQAFFIIFGGVVGIFLIPELFVLLNIQDIPLITNAYTSAAIGAIIFFLISIWGTEYVVNWVKWIEDSLLKAPVPDLLFGSLGLVFGLIIAYLIVNVIPLDNIPYRIFSTIIPVFLAFFLGYLGFQVGFKKKDELISLFSISARMQKKKGTADEEHEVQDKKLKILDTSVIIDGRIADICQTGFLEGVIVIPQFVLEELQHIADSSDVLKRNRGRRGLDILNRIQKELDIEVEIYEGDFEDIQEVDSKLVKLAKLTSGVVVTNDFNLNKVCELQKVAVLNINDLANAVKPVVLPGEEMNVQVIKDGKEHNQGVAYLDDGTMIVVEEGRNYIGKHIDVLVTSVLQTAAGRMIFAKPKLLEKAL comes from the coding sequence ATGTTAAAACGAATAGTTCAGGCGTTCTTCATTATTTTTGGCGGCGTTGTTGGTATATTTTTGATACCTGAATTGTTTGTACTGTTAAATATACAGGACATACCTTTAATAACAAACGCATATACGTCTGCGGCAATAGGAGCAATTATCTTTTTTCTCATCAGTATATGGGGTACAGAATACGTTGTGAACTGGGTGAAGTGGATAGAGGATTCATTGTTAAAAGCGCCGGTTCCAGATTTGTTATTTGGAAGTCTTGGCTTAGTTTTTGGACTTATAATTGCTTATCTTATCGTAAATGTTATTCCTTTAGACAATATACCTTACCGCATATTCAGCACAATAATTCCTGTATTTTTGGCTTTCTTCCTCGGTTATCTCGGCTTCCAGGTGGGCTTTAAGAAAAAGGATGAATTGATCAGCCTGTTTTCCATTTCCGCCAGAATGCAAAAGAAAAAAGGAACAGCTGATGAAGAACATGAGGTTCAAGACAAGAAGCTGAAAATTTTGGACACTAGTGTTATTATTGATGGGAGAATAGCAGATATTTGTCAGACTGGTTTTTTAGAGGGAGTTATCGTGATTCCGCAGTTTGTCCTTGAGGAATTGCAGCATATTGCAGACTCTTCAGATGTTTTAAAACGAAACAGAGGACGCCGCGGTCTTGATATCCTGAACCGCATTCAGAAAGAATTAGACATTGAAGTTGAAATTTACGAAGGCGACTTTGAAGATATTCAGGAGGTTGACAGCAAGCTCGTCAAACTTGCTAAGCTGACATCCGGGGTCGTTGTGACGAATGATTTTAATTTAAATAAAGTGTGCGAGCTTCAGAAGGTAGCAGTATTAAACATTAATGACCTTGCCAATGCGGTTAAGCCTGTTGTGCTTCCTGGCGAGGAAATGAATGTTCAGGTCATTAAGGACGGGAAAGAGCATAATCAGGGAGTTGCCTACTTGGATGACGGTACGATGATTGTCGTTGAAGAAGGACGGAATTATATCGGCAAGCATATTGATGTACTCGTCACAAGTGTGCTGCAGACAGCAGCGGGACGAATGATTTTTGCGAAGCCTAAGCTGTTGGAGAAGGCGCTGTAA
- the ispF gene encoding 2-C-methyl-D-erythritol-2,4-cyclodiphosphate synthase (Evidence 1a: Function from experimental evidences in the studied strain; PubMedId: 9622350, 11997478, 12270818, 12682299, 17458547, 23840410; Product type e : enzyme), with product MFRIGQGFDVHQLVEGRPLIIGGIEIPYEKGLLGHSDADVLLHTVADACLGAVGEGDIGKHFPDTDPEFKDADSFKLLQHVWGIVKQKGYVLGNIDCTIIAQKPKMLPYIEDMRKRIAEGLEADVSQVNVKATTTEKLGFTGRAEGIAAQATVLIQKG from the coding sequence ATGTTTAGAATTGGACAAGGATTTGATGTGCATCAATTAGTGGAGGGCCGTCCTCTCATTATTGGCGGAATTGAAATCCCGTACGAAAAAGGGCTGCTTGGCCATTCTGATGCAGACGTATTGTTGCATACCGTCGCTGACGCCTGCCTGGGAGCTGTGGGTGAAGGAGACATAGGCAAGCATTTTCCTGACACAGATCCCGAGTTCAAGGACGCAGATTCTTTCAAATTACTTCAGCATGTCTGGGGAATCGTGAAACAGAAGGGGTATGTCCTTGGGAACATTGATTGCACCATCATAGCGCAAAAGCCGAAGATGCTGCCGTACATAGAAGATATGAGAAAAAGAATTGCTGAAGGCCTTGAGGCAGATGTTTCTCAAGTAAATGTAAAAGCAACAACGACAGAAAAGCTTGGATTTACAGGCCGGGCGGAAGGAATAGCGGCTCAGGCGACAGTACTGATACAAAAAGGCTAA
- the radA gene encoding DNA repair protein; 6-O-methylguanine-DNA methyltransferase (Evidence 2b: Function from indirect experimental evidences (e.g. phenotypes); PubMedId: 10931349, 11810266, 15317759, 25616256; Product type e: enzyme), whose amino-acid sequence MAKTKSKFICQSCGYESPKWMGKCPGCGAWNTMVEEMIKKAPANRRAAFSHSVQTVQKPSPITSIETSEEPRVKTQLGEFNRVLGGGVVKGSLVLIGGDPGIGKSTLLLQVSAQLSGSSNSVLYISGEESVKQTKLRADRLGINNPSLHVLSETDMEYISSAIQEMNPSFVVVDSIQTVYQSDITSAPGSVSQVRECTAELMKIAKTKGIPIFIVGHVTKEGSIAGPRLLEHMVDTVLYFEGERHHTFRILRAVKNRFGSTNEMGIFEMREEGLTEVLNPSEIFLEERSAGSAGSSITASMEGTRPILVEIQALISPTSFGNPRRMATGIDHNRVSLLMAVLEKRVGLLLQNQDAYLKVAGGVKLDEPAIDLAIVISIASSFRDTPPNPADCFIGEVGLTGEVRRVSRIEQRVKEAAKLGFKRMIIPAANLDGWTKPKGIEVIGVANVAEALRTSLGG is encoded by the coding sequence ATGGCTAAAACAAAATCGAAGTTCATCTGCCAATCCTGCGGCTACGAGTCTCCAAAATGGATGGGGAAATGTCCGGGCTGTGGTGCTTGGAATACAATGGTGGAAGAAATGATTAAAAAAGCACCGGCCAATCGGAGAGCGGCTTTTTCTCATTCTGTTCAAACTGTACAGAAACCTTCACCTATTACATCAATCGAAACATCAGAAGAACCCCGCGTCAAAACCCAGCTTGGCGAGTTTAACAGAGTACTCGGCGGAGGTGTCGTTAAAGGCTCCCTCGTTTTAATTGGCGGTGATCCTGGTATCGGAAAGTCAACGCTATTACTGCAGGTTTCCGCTCAATTATCAGGCTCATCAAACAGTGTCCTGTATATTTCGGGAGAAGAATCTGTAAAGCAAACGAAGCTGCGAGCAGACCGTCTCGGCATTAATAATCCGTCACTGCATGTTTTATCTGAAACCGATATGGAGTATATTTCGTCTGCTATACAAGAGATGAATCCATCGTTTGTCGTTGTTGACTCTATTCAAACGGTTTACCAAAGCGATATTACATCTGCTCCAGGCAGTGTGTCACAGGTCAGAGAATGTACCGCTGAGCTGATGAAAATTGCAAAAACAAAAGGTATTCCGATTTTTATCGTAGGGCACGTGACGAAAGAAGGGTCTATTGCAGGTCCGAGACTGTTGGAGCATATGGTTGACACTGTTTTATATTTTGAAGGAGAACGCCACCATACTTTCCGTATTTTGCGGGCTGTAAAAAACCGTTTCGGATCTACAAACGAAATGGGCATTTTCGAAATGCGGGAAGAGGGGCTCACTGAGGTTTTGAATCCTTCGGAAATTTTCTTAGAAGAACGCTCTGCTGGTTCCGCAGGCTCGAGTATCACTGCCTCTATGGAGGGCACTAGACCGATTCTCGTTGAAATTCAGGCACTCATCTCGCCAACAAGTTTTGGCAACCCAAGGCGTATGGCAACGGGAATAGACCATAACAGGGTTTCTCTGTTAATGGCTGTGTTAGAAAAAAGAGTTGGACTGCTGCTGCAAAATCAGGATGCTTATTTGAAAGTGGCTGGCGGCGTTAAGCTTGATGAACCGGCAATTGATCTTGCGATTGTGATTAGTATTGCATCAAGCTTTAGAGACACACCTCCAAATCCTGCAGATTGTTTTATTGGAGAAGTGGGATTAACCGGAGAAGTCCGGCGGGTTTCAAGAATTGAACAGCGTGTGAAAGAAGCGGCAAAGCTTGGTTTTAAACGCATGATCATACCCGCGGCAAATCTGGATGGATGGACAAAACCAAAAGGGATTGAGGTTATCGGAGTAGCAAATGTTGCAGAAGCGCTTCGTACTTCATTAGGAGGATAA
- the clpC gene encoding class III stress response-related ATPase, AAA+ superfamily (Evidence 1a: Function from experimental evidences in the studied strain; PubMedId: 12354604, 15529410, 16525504, 26735940, 27749819; Product type f: factor), giving the protein MMFGRFTERAQKVLALAQEEALRLGHNNIGTEHILLGLVREGEGIAAKALQALGLGSEKIQKEVESLIGRGQEMSQTIHYTPRAKKVIELSMDEARKLGHSYVGTEHILLGLIREGEGVAARVLNNLGVSLNKARQQVLQLLGSNETGSSAAGTNSNANTPTLDSLARDLTAIAKEDSLDPVIGRSKEIQRVIEVLSRRTKNNPVLIGEPGVGKTAIAEGLAQQIINNEVPEILRDKRVMTLDMGTVVAGTKYRGEFEDRLKKVMDEIRQAGNIILFIDELHTLIGAGGAEGAIDASNILKPSLARGELQCIGATTLDEYRKYIEKDAALERRFQPIQVDQPSVDESIQILQGLRDRYEAHHRVSITDDAIEAAVKLSDRYISDRFLPDKAIDLIDEAGSKVRLRSFTTPPNLKELEQKLDEVRKEKDAAVQSQEFEKAASLRDTEQRLREQVEDTKKSWKEKQGQENSEVTVDDIAMVVSSWTGVPVSKIAQTETDKLLNMENILHSRVIGQDEAVVAVAKAVRRARAGLKDPKRPIGSFIFLGPTGVGKTELARALAESIFGDEESMIRIDMSEYMEKHSTSRLVGSPPGYVGYDEGGQLTEKVRRKPYSVVLLDEIEKAHPDVFNILLQVLEDGRLTDSKGRTVDFRNTILIMTSNVGASELKRNKYVGFNVQDETQNHKDMKDKVMGELKRAFRPEFINRIDEIIVFHSLEKKHLTEIVSLMSDQLTKRLKEQDLSIELTDAAKAKVAEEGVDLEYGARPLRRAIQKHVEDRLSEELLRGNIHKGQHIVLDVEDGEFVVKTTAKTN; this is encoded by the coding sequence ATGATGTTTGGAAGATTTACAGAACGAGCTCAAAAAGTACTGGCGCTAGCACAGGAAGAAGCACTTCGGTTAGGTCATAATAACATTGGCACTGAGCATATTTTATTAGGACTGGTAAGAGAAGGAGAGGGCATTGCTGCTAAAGCTCTTCAAGCGCTTGGACTCGGTTCAGAAAAAATTCAGAAAGAAGTAGAAAGTTTGATCGGGCGCGGGCAGGAAATGTCTCAAACGATTCATTATACTCCTAGAGCTAAAAAAGTCATTGAGCTTTCAATGGATGAGGCAAGAAAACTCGGTCATTCTTATGTGGGAACAGAACATATTCTTCTTGGTCTGATTCGTGAAGGAGAAGGTGTTGCTGCGAGAGTTCTGAATAATCTCGGTGTCAGCTTAAATAAAGCAAGACAGCAGGTGCTCCAGCTTCTAGGAAGTAATGAAACAGGATCATCAGCGGCAGGAACAAACAGCAATGCGAATACGCCTACGCTTGACAGCTTGGCAAGAGACTTAACTGCTATTGCGAAGGAAGACAGCCTTGACCCTGTAATCGGCAGAAGCAAGGAGATCCAGCGTGTCATTGAAGTGTTAAGCCGCAGAACGAAAAACAACCCTGTTCTCATTGGGGAACCAGGTGTAGGTAAAACGGCTATCGCAGAAGGTTTGGCACAGCAAATTATCAATAATGAAGTACCCGAAATTTTGCGTGATAAACGTGTGATGACATTAGACATGGGAACAGTTGTTGCCGGCACAAAATACCGCGGAGAATTTGAGGATCGCCTGAAGAAGGTCATGGATGAAATTCGCCAGGCAGGAAATATCATTCTATTCATCGATGAGCTCCATACATTAATCGGGGCAGGCGGAGCAGAAGGTGCTATTGATGCATCTAATATTTTAAAACCTTCACTTGCTCGTGGCGAACTCCAATGTATTGGTGCAACGACTCTTGATGAGTACCGTAAATATATTGAAAAAGATGCAGCACTGGAACGCCGTTTTCAGCCGATTCAGGTTGATCAGCCATCTGTAGATGAAAGTATTCAAATTTTACAAGGTCTGCGTGACAGATACGAAGCCCACCACCGCGTTTCTATCACTGATGATGCCATTGAAGCTGCGGTTAAGCTTTCTGACAGATATATTTCTGACCGCTTCCTTCCGGATAAAGCAATTGACTTGATCGATGAAGCGGGTTCAAAGGTGAGACTGCGCTCATTTACAACGCCTCCTAACTTAAAAGAGCTTGAGCAGAAGCTTGATGAGGTTCGTAAAGAGAAGGATGCGGCAGTGCAAAGCCAAGAGTTTGAAAAAGCTGCTTCCTTGCGTGATACTGAACAACGCCTGCGCGAGCAAGTAGAGGATACGAAGAAATCATGGAAAGAGAAGCAAGGGCAGGAAAACTCAGAGGTTACTGTGGATGATATTGCGATGGTTGTATCCAGCTGGACCGGTGTGCCTGTATCTAAAATCGCCCAAACTGAAACTGATAAGCTTCTCAATATGGAAAACATTCTTCACTCCCGTGTCATCGGCCAGGATGAAGCAGTTGTAGCGGTTGCAAAAGCCGTCAGACGTGCAAGAGCAGGATTGAAAGATCCTAAACGCCCAATCGGCTCATTCATTTTCTTAGGCCCTACAGGTGTAGGTAAAACAGAACTTGCACGAGCACTTGCTGAATCCATTTTTGGCGATGAAGAATCCATGATCAGAATTGATATGTCTGAATACATGGAAAAACATTCAACTTCAAGACTTGTTGGTTCACCTCCGGGTTATGTGGGATATGATGAAGGCGGTCAATTGACAGAGAAAGTCAGAAGAAAACCTTACTCTGTCGTGCTTCTTGATGAGATCGAGAAAGCGCACCCTGATGTCTTCAATATCCTTCTGCAAGTTCTTGAAGACGGACGATTGACTGATTCTAAAGGACGCACAGTCGATTTCCGCAATACCATTCTGATCATGACATCAAACGTCGGAGCAAGTGAGCTAAAACGCAATAAATATGTCGGCTTTAACGTTCAGGATGAAACTCAAAATCATAAAGACATGAAAGATAAAGTGATGGGTGAATTAAAACGAGCGTTCAGACCTGAGTTCATCAACCGTATTGATGAAATCATTGTCTTCCATTCACTTGAGAAAAAACATCTCACTGAGATTGTGTCATTAATGTCTGATCAATTAACGAAACGCCTGAAAGAACAAGATCTTTCTATCGAATTGACAGATGCTGCAAAAGCGAAAGTCGCGGAAGAGGGCGTTGACCTGGAATACGGTGCCCGTCCGTTAAGAAGAGCGATCCAAAAACATGTCGAGGATCGTTTATCTGAAGAACTCCTCAGAGGAAATATTCATAAAGGACAGCATATTGTTCTTGATGTAGAAGATGGCGAATTTGTCGTAAAAACGACTGCTAAAACGAATTAA
- the disA gene encoding diadenylate cyclase; DNA integrity scanning protein; cell cycle checkpoint DNA scanning protein (Evidence 1a: Function from experimental evidences in the studied strain; PubMedId: 16713562, 21566650, 24939848, 25616256, 27074767, 27150552, 28511132, 28961460; Product type e: enzyme), which translates to MEKEKKGAKHELDLSSILQFVAPGTPLRAGMENVLRANTGGLIVVGYNDKVKEVVDGGFHINTAFSPAHLYELAKMDGAIILSDSGQKILYANTQLMPDATISSSETGMRHRTAERVAKQTGCLVIAISERRNVITLYQENMKYTLKDIGFILTKANQAIQTLEKYKTILDKTINALNALEFEELVTFSDVLSVMHRYEMVLRIKNEINMYIKELGTEGHLIKLQVIELITDMEEEAALFIKDYVKEKIKDPFVLLKELQDMSSYDLLDDSIVYKLLGYPASTNLDDYVLPRGYRLLNKIPRLPMPIVENVVEAFGVLPRIIEASAEELDEVEGIGEVRAQKIKKGLKRLQEKHYLDRQL; encoded by the coding sequence ATGGAAAAAGAGAAAAAAGGGGCGAAACACGAGTTAGACCTGTCATCTATATTGCAGTTTGTTGCTCCGGGTACACCGCTCAGAGCGGGGATGGAAAACGTCTTGAGAGCAAATACAGGCGGTCTGATTGTTGTTGGATATAATGATAAAGTAAAAGAAGTGGTGGACGGCGGCTTTCACATAAACACGGCTTTTTCTCCGGCGCATTTATATGAGCTGGCTAAAATGGATGGAGCGATCATTTTAAGTGATTCTGGTCAAAAGATCCTATACGCGAATACTCAGCTGATGCCGGATGCCACAATTTCTTCATCAGAAACAGGAATGCGGCACAGAACTGCCGAAAGAGTAGCTAAGCAAACTGGCTGTCTTGTAATCGCCATTTCTGAAAGAAGAAATGTCATAACGTTATATCAGGAAAACATGAAGTATACACTAAAAGACATAGGATTTATTTTAACCAAGGCGAACCAAGCCATTCAAACACTTGAAAAATATAAGACAATCCTCGATAAAACGATTAATGCACTGAACGCGTTAGAGTTTGAGGAACTTGTTACCTTCAGTGATGTCTTGTCTGTCATGCATCGTTATGAAATGGTACTGAGAATCAAAAACGAAATTAATATGTATATCAAAGAGCTGGGGACAGAAGGGCATCTGATCAAACTGCAAGTCATTGAATTGATTACGGATATGGAAGAAGAGGCCGCTTTATTTATTAAGGACTATGTAAAAGAAAAGATTAAAGATCCGTTTGTTCTCTTGAAGGAGCTGCAGGATATGTCCAGTTATGATCTGCTGGATGATTCCATTGTGTATAAGCTTCTCGGTTACCCTGCTTCTACTAATCTTGATGATTATGTATTGCCGAGAGGATACAGGCTGTTAAATAAGATACCGCGTCTTCCGATGCCGATTGTTGAAAATGTTGTAGAAGCATTTGGAGTCCTGCCAAGGATTATTGAGGCGAGTGCAGAAGAATTAGATGAAGTAGAGGGAATCGGTGAAGTACGAGCCCAAAAAATCAAAAAAGGATTAAAACGCCTGCAAGAGAAGCATTATTTAGACAGACAACTGTGA
- the ispD gene encoding 2-C-methyl-D-erythritol 4-phosphate cytidylyltransferase, nonmevalonate isoprenoid pathway (Evidence 1a: Function from experimental evidences in the studied strain; PubMedId: 12682299, 15044829, 15379557, 16533036, 17081012, 17458547, 23840410, 27821871; Product type e: enzyme) — translation MSYDVVIPAAGQGKRMKAGRNKLFIELKGDPVIIHTLRVFDSHRQCDKIILVINEQEREHFQQLLSDYPFQTSIELVAGGDERQHSVYKGLKAVKQEKIVLVHDGARPFIKHEQIDELIAEAEQTGAAILAVPVKDTIKRVQDLQVSETIERSSLWAVQTPQAFRLSLLMKAHAEAERKGFLGTDDASLVEQMEGGSVRVVEGSYTNIKLTTPDDLTSAEAIMESESGNKHV, via the coding sequence ATGAGTTATGATGTGGTGATTCCTGCAGCCGGACAGGGAAAGCGGATGAAGGCAGGGAGAAATAAACTGTTCATTGAGCTGAAGGGAGACCCGGTGATCATACACACGTTAAGAGTGTTTGACAGCCACCGGCAGTGCGATAAAATCATTTTGGTGATTAACGAGCAGGAGCGGGAGCACTTTCAGCAATTGCTGTCCGATTACCCGTTTCAAACTTCAATTGAGCTTGTTGCAGGCGGAGATGAGCGACAGCACAGTGTGTATAAGGGGCTGAAAGCCGTAAAGCAGGAAAAGATTGTCCTTGTACATGACGGTGCCCGTCCATTTATAAAACATGAACAAATTGACGAACTGATCGCAGAGGCGGAACAGACAGGAGCGGCCATCCTTGCTGTTCCGGTAAAAGATACGATTAAACGCGTTCAAGATTTACAAGTCAGTGAGACGATTGAACGTTCAAGCTTGTGGGCTGTCCAAACGCCACAAGCTTTTCGTCTTTCTTTATTGATGAAGGCTCACGCTGAGGCCGAGCGCAAGGGATTTTTAGGGACGGATGACGCCAGCCTCGTTGAACAGATGGAGGGCGGTTCGGTCCGTGTTGTAGAAGGCAGCTATACAAATATTAAGCTGACGACGCCAGACGATTTGACGTCAGCTGAAGCTATCATGGAATCAGAAAGTGGGAATAAACATGTTTAG